Proteins found in one Mycoplasmopsis bovigenitalium genomic segment:
- a CDS encoding CTP synthase gives MKTKFIFTTGGVLSGLGKGVTAASVGNLLKAQGFSIFVLKLDPYLNIDPGVMNPIEHGEVYVTSDGGETDLDLGHYERFIDVKLAKDSNFTTGRIFTRIFQKERQGLYNGKTVQIVPHVVDEINNIILDLAKEKDPDFMLIEIGGTVGDLESSPYIYAISKFASLYPENVMFSHLAFVPYLSASKEYKSKPSQVSIASLRSFGINPNLLLLRSQEGIDESIIRKVSENAFLKPSNVINIPDKANIYEIPLFLEKSGIVKIIYEHFKIDKPIIENANILWNEFTNKYLAKRTKKVNLLLVAKYTGLEDAYLSIISSLKIAAAHQNIDLNYTIIDSSEINNENIESKLANFDGVMILPGFGVRGFYSKVLVAEYTRDNKIPTLGICLGFQAMAIAQARKQGIANATSKEFATNGQEQEFILTPFYENGDTMNLGGTLRLGEDKIVALNNTLAQKIYGKDVFYERHRHRYEIADKYRNSLEDDEFIFSGIHPELKVAEICEIKNHPFYLGVQYHPEFTTRVIKSNPLFDEFLKAVYENKK, from the coding sequence ATGAAAACAAAATTTATTTTTACTACTGGTGGTGTTTTAAGTGGTTTAGGCAAGGGTGTTACTGCTGCTAGTGTTGGTAATTTACTAAAAGCACAGGGTTTTAGCATCTTTGTATTAAAACTTGATCCATATTTAAATATTGACCCAGGTGTTATGAATCCAATTGAACATGGGGAAGTTTATGTAACAAGTGATGGTGGTGAAACAGACTTAGATTTAGGTCACTATGAACGTTTTATTGACGTTAAGTTGGCAAAAGATTCAAATTTTACAACAGGTAGAATATTTACAAGAATTTTTCAAAAAGAAAGACAAGGACTTTACAATGGAAAAACTGTACAAATAGTCCCACACGTTGTTGATGAAATTAATAATATTATTTTAGACTTAGCAAAAGAAAAAGACCCAGATTTTATGCTTATTGAAATAGGTGGAACAGTTGGTGACCTTGAATCAAGCCCATATATTTATGCAATTAGTAAATTTGCATCTTTATACCCCGAAAATGTAATGTTTTCTCACCTAGCATTCGTTCCTTATTTGAGTGCTTCTAAGGAATATAAGTCAAAACCTAGCCAAGTTTCAATTGCTTCATTGCGTTCATTTGGTATTAATCCAAATTTACTTCTTTTACGTTCGCAAGAGGGTATTGATGAATCAATAATTCGAAAAGTAAGCGAAAATGCATTTTTAAAACCATCAAATGTTATAAATATTCCCGATAAAGCAAACATATACGAAATTCCGCTATTTTTAGAAAAAAGCGGAATTGTAAAAATAATTTATGAACACTTTAAAATTGATAAACCAATAATTGAAAACGCTAATATTTTGTGAAATGAATTTACAAATAAATATTTAGCTAAAAGAACTAAAAAAGTCAATTTACTGCTTGTTGCAAAATACACAGGACTTGAAGACGCTTATTTATCAATAATTTCTTCTCTTAAAATAGCGGCAGCACACCAAAATATTGATTTAAATTACACAATAATTGATTCAAGCGAAATAAATAATGAAAATATTGAGTCAAAATTAGCCAATTTTGATGGTGTTATGATTTTACCCGGTTTTGGTGTTAGAGGTTTTTATTCAAAAGTTTTAGTTGCTGAATACACAAGAGATAATAAAATACCAACTCTTGGAATTTGTTTAGGATTCCAAGCAATGGCAATTGCACAAGCTAGAAAACAAGGAATAGCTAATGCAACAAGTAAAGAATTCGCAACCAATGGTCAAGAACAAGAATTTATCCTAACTCCATTTTATGAAAATGGCGATACTATGAATTTAGGTGGAACACTTAGACTTGGCGAAGATAAAATTGTGGCACTAAACAACACTCTTGCTCAAAAAATTTATGGTAAAGATGTCTTTTATGAAAGACATCGTCACCGTTATGAAATTGCTGATAAATACCGTAACAGCCTTGAAGATGATGAATTCATCTTTTCAGGAATTCACCCAGAGTTAAAAGTAGCAGAAATTTGTGAAATTAAAAACCATCCATTTTACTTAGGTGTGCAATATCACCCTGAATTTACCACTAGAGTAATTAAATCAAATCCTTTATTTGATGAATTCTTAAAAGCGGTGTACGAAAACAAAAAATAG
- a CDS encoding Cof-type HAD-IIB family hydrolase — MKKLFAYDLDGTLFTHANNMHESTYPALLEVQKNGHYNAVCTGRALNNIINALGEKINAFSHIIGSNGTVIYNVSNKNVTLLGKVDPKVFEYLFTIAKKHDFSIRIDTIFESKTYLNSAQKPKWLEVQNVMDITSWNIVSENELKKFVKTNKDNIVQIALRGFKEEIFDAFNRVNTEIGENYCVKYTNEVYLDINALNINKFTGLSYVANELGIQSANVYSFGDSGNDIDMLIGTGVGVAMGNATQEAKNAADIIIKSNQENSISEFLLENIK, encoded by the coding sequence ATGAAAAAACTATTTGCATATGACTTAGATGGCACACTTTTTACACACGCAAACAACATGCATGAATCAACTTATCCTGCTTTATTGGAAGTTCAAAAAAACGGGCACTATAATGCAGTTTGCACTGGAAGAGCATTAAACAACATAATTAATGCTCTTGGCGAAAAAATAAATGCATTTAGCCACATAATTGGTTCAAATGGCACAGTAATATACAATGTATCAAACAAAAATGTAACACTTTTAGGCAAAGTAGACCCCAAAGTATTTGAATATTTATTTACAATTGCTAAAAAACATGATTTTAGTATACGAATTGACACAATTTTTGAAAGTAAAACATATTTAAATAGCGCGCAAAAACCAAAATGACTAGAAGTTCAAAATGTTATGGATATAACTAGTTGAAATATTGTATCAGAGAATGAATTAAAGAAATTTGTTAAAACTAATAAAGACAATATAGTACAAATCGCCTTAAGAGGTTTTAAAGAAGAAATTTTTGACGCATTCAATAGAGTTAATACTGAAATTGGTGAAAATTATTGTGTTAAATACACAAATGAAGTATACCTAGATATAAACGCATTAAATATCAATAAATTTACTGGTTTAAGTTATGTAGCAAATGAATTAGGGATTCAAAGTGCAAATGTTTATTCTTTTGGTGATTCTGGCAATGATATTGACATGTTAATTGGTACAGGAGTTGGTGTTGCAATGGGAAATGCAACACAAGAAGCAAAAAATGCTGCTGATATAATAATTAAAAGCAATCAAGAAAACTCAATTAGTGAATTTTTACTTGAAAATATTAAATAA
- a CDS encoding transcription antitermination factor NusB, which translates to MKSRRKNRIEIVNVLYSCELLNQYNLKSIFELNDELTSEQFLQIEKIALNKEYLIRIISRFLDKKTWEQESPLIRAILLNATFELLMIDPKIAINEAIEVTKDFFGEENNLHKHVNKVIDNVYKFFVINEAIIRRYIK; encoded by the coding sequence ATGAAATCTCGAAGAAAAAATAGAATCGAAATAGTTAACGTTTTATATTCATGTGAATTATTGAATCAGTATAATCTAAAAAGTATATTTGAATTAAATGATGAACTAACTAGCGAGCAATTTTTACAAATCGAAAAAATTGCCCTAAATAAAGAATATTTAATACGAATAATTTCTAGATTTTTAGACAAGAAAACTTGAGAGCAAGAAAGCCCATTAATCAGAGCAATTTTATTGAATGCAACATTTGAATTACTAATGATTGACCCTAAAATCGCAATTAATGAGGCAATTGAAGTCACAAAAGATTTCTTTGGTGAAGAAAACAATTTACACAAGCATGTCAATAAGGTTATTGACAATGTATATAAATTTTTTGTTATCAACGAAGCAATAATAAGAAGATACATAAAATAA
- a CDS encoding phospho-sugar mutase, which translates to MKNTNNLKAIDFGTAGIRGIVGKGIDHLSAAHVQRVAHGFVNYLLKKYEKLDKITIVIGRDNRRFSNKYAKLIAKIAASYNKIQVILSRKITPTPFVSYLIISNKAQGGFNITASHNPKEYNGIKLYNEHGSQCLPDEIELIKKEFKDYYTYSDEYRCDGVWPVANNIRNTTKKEWDSYINKVLNIVPNTEFSKEMEKIKLVYSPLHGTGSTVANEIFKGLNLEFDKDVFYVKEQFIQDHNFKTCSYPNPERDDVYELGEKLAIKNNCDIVLVTDPDADRVGVKVRENNKFTLLTGNETATLLMKYLLEVNKENTNNKYMVYSYVSSNLPELIAKKSGLKTFIVPTGFKWIGKTIVEQQQEMFFAFEESYGSLIDSSIARDKDAIQSIVAIVKMTQYYKNQGKTLIDALDEIYREYGYIASKSINIDIDQNTDLTLIQEKFKELDFKNKIVHDYNLETDFMKSNMIKISFENKADWIALRPSGTEPKIKFYIFAYGNNKDAAQKTLDEYISKIETIIN; encoded by the coding sequence ATGAAAAATACAAATAATTTAAAAGCAATTGATTTTGGTACTGCTGGTATTCGCGGAATAGTGGGTAAAGGCATTGATCATCTATCTGCCGCACACGTTCAACGAGTTGCTCATGGGTTTGTTAATTACTTATTAAAAAAATATGAAAAACTTGACAAAATTACAATTGTTATTGGTAGAGACAATAGAAGATTTTCAAATAAATATGCCAAATTAATTGCTAAAATAGCTGCAAGTTACAATAAAATTCAAGTGATTTTATCGCGTAAAATCACCCCAACACCATTTGTATCATATTTAATTATTTCAAATAAAGCTCAAGGTGGATTCAATATTACTGCTAGCCACAATCCTAAAGAGTACAATGGAATTAAACTTTATAATGAACATGGTTCGCAATGTTTGCCTGACGAGATTGAATTAATTAAAAAAGAATTTAAAGATTATTATACATACTCTGATGAATATCGCTGTGATGGTGTTTGACCTGTTGCTAATAATATTCGTAACACAACAAAAAAAGAGTGAGACAGTTATATAAATAAAGTATTAAATATTGTTCCAAACACTGAATTTTCGAAAGAAATGGAAAAAATTAAGCTTGTATACTCTCCATTGCATGGAACTGGTTCAACAGTGGCAAATGAAATATTTAAAGGCTTGAATTTAGAGTTTGACAAAGATGTTTTTTATGTTAAAGAACAATTTATACAAGACCACAATTTTAAAACTTGTTCTTACCCAAATCCTGAAAGAGACGATGTTTATGAATTAGGTGAAAAATTAGCAATCAAAAATAATTGTGATATTGTGTTGGTTACTGACCCTGATGCCGATAGAGTTGGTGTTAAAGTTAGAGAAAATAATAAATTTACATTGCTAACTGGCAATGAAACAGCAACTTTACTAATGAAATATTTACTTGAAGTTAACAAAGAAAATACCAATAACAAATATATGGTTTATTCTTATGTTTCATCTAATTTACCTGAGTTAATTGCAAAGAAAAGCGGTTTAAAAACTTTTATTGTTCCAACCGGTTTTAAATGAATTGGCAAAACAATTGTTGAACAGCAACAAGAAATGTTTTTTGCCTTTGAAGAGAGTTATGGTTCATTAATTGATTCTTCAATTGCTCGTGATAAAGATGCTATTCAATCAATTGTTGCCATTGTAAAAATGACTCAATATTACAAAAACCAAGGCAAAACTCTTATTGATGCTCTTGATGAAATATATCGTGAATATGGCTATATAGCAAGTAAGAGTATTAATATCGATATTGACCAAAATACTGATTTAACATTGATTCAGGAAAAATTTAAAGAATTGGATTTTAAAAATAAAATTGTCCACGACTATAATTTAGAAACTGATTTTATGAAATCAAACATGATTAAAATTTCATTTGAAAATAAAGCAGATTGAATTGCTTTGCGCCCGTCTGGTACTGAACCAAAAATTAAATTTTATATTTTTGCATATGGTAACAACAAAGATGCGGCACAAAAAACGCTTGACGAATATATCTCAAAAATCGAAACAATTATAAATTAA
- the obgE gene encoding GTPase ObgE, whose product MARFIDEIKIQLVAGKGGDGMISFRREAHVDKGGPDGGDGGRGGNIYFVGDLGKNTLLSLYGNKKITADDGVNGGPKNLYGAAGKDKYVPVPIGTIVYNNGKVVADIIEPKEYLVAKGGQGGRGNMKFKSPRNTAPRISENGSKGEKFDAHIVLKIMSDVGVVGKPSAGKSTLLSAISNAKAKIAEYEFTTLVPQLGMVKYYDESFVIADLPGLIEGAHQGRGLGIQFLKHIERCRVIAHIIDFGSEFKDPLQDYEIINNELKSYSLNLENKDQLVIANKSDLPDFQENLAKFKQKYPQVKVVEISAISAQNLDEVKKELIELIKANKLKPVEEIEEDTVVEIKLEQDYKIVSPYLGYFEISGPKVQQLYDKIPLVSYDNLLRFNNKLKNLGVWDDLIKKGIQPGDTVRIFEYEFEWDGEY is encoded by the coding sequence ATGGCAAGATTTATTGATGAAATTAAAATTCAGCTTGTGGCCGGAAAAGGCGGTGATGGCATGATTTCATTTCGCAGAGAAGCGCATGTTGATAAAGGTGGGCCAGATGGCGGCGATGGTGGCCGTGGCGGCAATATTTATTTTGTTGGCGATCTTGGCAAAAATACTCTTTTATCTCTTTACGGTAACAAAAAAATTACTGCCGATGATGGCGTAAATGGCGGGCCTAAAAACCTTTATGGGGCCGCCGGTAAAGATAAATATGTTCCAGTGCCGATTGGCACAATTGTTTATAACAATGGCAAAGTTGTAGCTGACATTATTGAGCCTAAAGAATACTTAGTTGCAAAAGGCGGCCAAGGAGGGCGCGGTAATATGAAATTCAAATCACCGCGCAATACTGCCCCAAGAATCAGCGAAAATGGCTCAAAAGGTGAAAAATTCGACGCACATATCGTGCTAAAAATTATGTCTGATGTTGGGGTTGTTGGTAAGCCATCCGCTGGAAAAAGTACACTTTTGAGTGCAATTTCCAATGCAAAAGCAAAGATTGCTGAATATGAATTTACAACATTAGTTCCTCAATTAGGAATGGTTAAGTATTATGATGAATCATTTGTAATTGCTGATCTTCCTGGATTAATTGAGGGCGCACACCAAGGTCGTGGTTTAGGTATTCAATTCCTAAAACACATTGAAAGATGTCGTGTAATTGCTCACATTATTGATTTTGGTTCTGAATTCAAAGACCCATTACAAGACTATGAAATTATTAACAATGAGCTTAAAAGTTATAGTTTGAATTTAGAAAATAAGGACCAATTGGTTATTGCAAATAAATCAGATTTGCCTGATTTTCAAGAAAATTTAGCAAAATTCAAGCAAAAATATCCACAAGTTAAAGTTGTTGAAATATCGGCAATATCGGCACAAAACTTAGATGAAGTCAAAAAAGAACTTATCGAGTTAATTAAAGCAAATAAATTAAAGCCTGTTGAGGAAATTGAAGAGGATACAGTTGTTGAAATAAAACTTGAGCAAGACTATAAAATAGTTTCGCCATACTTAGGCTATTTTGAAATTAGTGGCCCAAAAGTTCAACAACTTTATGATAAAATCCCATTAGTTAGCTATGACAACTTGCTAAGATTCAATAACAAACTAAAAAATCTTGGTGTATGAGATGATTTAATTAAAAAAGGCATCCAACCAGGTGATACAGTACGGATTTTTGAATATGAATTCGAATGGGATGGCGAATATTAA
- a CDS encoding Cof-type HAD-IIB family hydrolase: protein MKKKPIVFSDVDGTIYTSNGYVSNYNLNIIKQNELSFNIATGNPICPKMFKLAKLVNADYIIGSSGVQIYDFKHYKFVREEFIPHQETKKIFELFRSRKVSAAAWSSDAFYIFNEDDKEFLNRIYFKYETFDQFELYEGQEIKNVSKIEVYFEMTENIDELIEELSNINVKMIKTHMNLEILPKGASKGKAIMWMLQNIFKNYTANDIMVIGDSENDFSMFKRFNYSYAMDNSKDFVKEKAKYVTRSVQEHGLGIAIKDYITKFNEQENN, encoded by the coding sequence ATGAAGAAAAAACCAATAGTTTTTAGTGACGTTGATGGCACAATCTACACCAGCAACGGATATGTTTCAAACTACAATCTAAATATTATTAAACAAAATGAATTAAGCTTCAATATTGCCACTGGTAATCCTATTTGTCCTAAAATGTTTAAATTAGCAAAACTTGTTAATGCTGATTACATTATTGGATCAAGTGGTGTACAAATTTATGATTTTAAACATTATAAATTTGTTCGTGAAGAATTTATTCCACACCAAGAAACAAAAAAAATATTTGAATTATTCAGAAGTCGTAAAGTTTCTGCAGCTGCTTGAAGCTCAGATGCGTTTTATATTTTTAATGAAGATGATAAAGAATTCTTGAATAGAATTTACTTTAAATACGAAACATTTGACCAATTTGAATTATATGAGGGTCAAGAAATCAAAAACGTTTCAAAAATTGAAGTTTACTTTGAAATGACAGAAAACATTGATGAATTAATTGAAGAATTAAGCAACATTAATGTAAAAATGATTAAAACACACATGAATCTAGAAATCCTACCAAAAGGAGCTTCAAAGGGTAAAGCAATCATGTGAATGCTACAAAATATCTTTAAAAACTACACCGCAAATGACATAATGGTTATTGGTGATAGTGAAAATGATTTTTCAATGTTCAAGAGATTTAATTATTCATATGCAATGGATAATTCAAAGGATTTTGTCAAGGAAAAAGCAAAATACGTAACACGTTCTGTTCAAGAACACGGCTTAGGGATCGCAATCAAAGATTACATAACCAAGTTCAATGAACAAGAAAATAATTAA
- a CDS encoding MAG0920 family protein — translation MLIFSIILLSVIICCFLVSFISWCTPNVRCYIYSTKFSVNYLTKKELKCQYYVAAELFKFTKIYLYSHLSAMILSLIGLAISIVNIIIYSNFENSDGTTFVFSMHMLLFLSLISVYFIICLFAGIKRYIRMKKWLIFNYKLPDESLIERKINVNTKERQIYPTKHRYPYFTLPARERFWTFYKNDFENLYSNKQKLLVYLSLIIDFDNVVVGIASEKLNIDMLRDEAKKVNII, via the coding sequence ATGCTTATATTTTCAATTATATTATTGTCTGTGATAATATGCTGTTTTCTTGTTAGTTTTATTTCATGATGCACCCCAAATGTCCGTTGTTATATTTACTCAACTAAATTTTCTGTTAATTACCTGACTAAAAAAGAATTAAAATGTCAATATTATGTCGCTGCTGAATTATTTAAATTTACAAAAATTTATCTTTATTCGCATTTAAGTGCAATGATACTTTCATTGATTGGGCTTGCTATTTCTATTGTAAATATAATAATATATAGCAATTTTGAAAACTCTGATGGAACCACTTTTGTATTTTCAATGCATATGCTTCTCTTTTTGTCTTTAATTAGTGTTTATTTTATTATTTGTCTATTTGCCGGCATTAAAAGATATATTAGAATGAAAAAATGATTAATCTTTAATTACAAATTACCTGATGAATCTCTAATTGAAAGAAAAATTAATGTCAATACAAAAGAAAGACAAATATATCCAACTAAACATAGATACCCATATTTTACCTTGCCTGCACGTGAAAGATTTTGAACCTTCTATAAAAATGATTTTGAAAATCTTTATTCAAATAAGCAAAAATTATTAGTTTATTTATCATTAATAATAGATTTTGATAATGTTGTTGTTGGAATAGCATCAGAAAAATTAAACATTGACATGCTAAGAGATGAAGCTAAAAAAGTAAATATTATTTAG
- the deoD gene encoding purine-nucleoside phosphorylase: MTPHIHAKQGEIAKTVLMPGDPLRAKFIAETFLDPGYKLVNTVRNMFIYTGTYKGKEVSIAGSGMGCPSIGIYSYELFAFYNVENIIRIGSTGAYVKELALYDTVLATEAYADSDHFRRMVLGKEFASNIALPSAKLNQKLKDSAKELGIELKEGRVHSSDVFYSVLSLEERVQETQSTCVEMESLALFTNAEKLGKNASCLLTVSDNLATHEETTPEERQTAFTNMMKVALGIL; the protein is encoded by the coding sequence ATGACACCACACATTCACGCCAAACAAGGCGAAATTGCGAAAACAGTTCTAATGCCCGGAGACCCTTTAAGAGCTAAATTTATAGCTGAAACATTCTTAGATCCAGGTTACAAATTAGTAAACACAGTTAGAAACATGTTTATTTACACAGGTACATACAAAGGTAAAGAAGTTTCAATTGCTGGTTCAGGTATGGGATGTCCTTCAATTGGAATTTACAGTTACGAATTATTTGCTTTTTACAATGTAGAAAACATCATTAGAATTGGTTCAACAGGGGCTTATGTTAAAGAATTAGCTCTATATGACACAGTTTTAGCTACTGAAGCTTATGCTGATAGCGACCACTTTAGAAGAATGGTTTTAGGTAAAGAATTCGCATCAAATATTGCACTACCTTCAGCAAAACTAAACCAAAAACTAAAAGATTCAGCTAAAGAACTTGGCATTGAACTTAAAGAAGGAAGAGTTCACTCATCAGATGTATTTTATTCAGTTCTTTCACTTGAAGAAAGAGTTCAAGAAACACAATCAACTTGCGTTGAAATGGAATCATTGGCGCTATTTACAAATGCTGAAAAATTAGGTAAAAATGCTTCATGCTTGCTAACAGTTTCAGATAACTTAGCAACACACGAAGAAACTACTCCAGAAGAAAGACAAACAGCATTTACAAACATGATGAAAGTTGCTTTAGGAATTTTATAA
- a CDS encoding pyrimidine-nucleoside phosphorylase — protein sequence MRVVDLIEKKRLNKELTNEEIKFLINTYVSGETPDYQMAAFIMAVMFNGMTKQEIAQFTKTMMHSGDVIDLSSIPGIKVDKHSTGGVGDKTTLAVAPIVAACGAPVAKMSGRGLGHTGGTLDKLESIPGFRIALSEEEFIKQVSEHKIAVIGQTGKLVPADKKLYALRDVVNCVQSIPLIASSIMSKKLATGSDAILLDVKCGNGAFMKNEKDAIELAKTMIEIGKSLNVDVRAEITNMNRPIGREIGNKNEVLEAIWTLQGNGPADFNELVKSSCSTILLQSKICSDYNEAQKRVEEVIANGKALEKFYEMIKIQGGDVEALKDQANFWKPKHKYEVISDKDGYLEIFDSLTFGVVAMKLGAGRAKKEDDIDFEAGITLNRKTNELVKKGDVLFTLYSSNPIDPKLADELLPAYKFNKNTVENKIIIDKLS from the coding sequence ATGCGTGTAGTAGATTTAATTGAGAAAAAACGGCTAAATAAAGAGCTAACCAATGAAGAAATTAAGTTTTTAATAAACACATATGTTAGTGGTGAAACACCCGATTACCAAATGGCCGCATTTATAATGGCAGTTATGTTTAACGGGATGACTAAACAAGAAATTGCACAATTCACAAAAACAATGATGCATTCAGGTGATGTTATTGATTTAAGTTCAATTCCGGGTATAAAAGTTGACAAACACTCAACAGGTGGTGTTGGCGACAAAACAACATTAGCAGTTGCACCAATTGTTGCAGCTTGCGGAGCACCTGTTGCTAAAATGTCGGGTAGAGGATTAGGCCACACTGGTGGAACTTTAGACAAACTTGAATCAATTCCTGGATTCAGAATTGCATTAAGTGAAGAAGAATTCATTAAACAAGTTAGTGAACACAAAATTGCTGTTATTGGTCAAACTGGTAAATTAGTTCCAGCTGACAAAAAACTTTATGCACTAAGAGATGTTGTAAACTGTGTTCAATCAATTCCTCTTATTGCCTCTTCAATAATGTCTAAAAAACTTGCAACTGGTTCTGATGCAATTCTTTTAGATGTTAAATGTGGCAATGGCGCATTTATGAAAAATGAAAAAGACGCCATTGAGCTTGCAAAAACAATGATTGAAATCGGTAAATCGTTAAATGTTGATGTTAGAGCAGAAATAACAAACATGAATCGCCCAATCGGTCGTGAAATTGGTAATAAAAACGAAGTATTAGAAGCAATTTGAACACTTCAAGGTAATGGACCTGCTGATTTTAATGAACTTGTTAAGTCATCTTGTTCAACAATTCTTTTACAATCAAAAATTTGTTCAGACTACAACGAAGCTCAAAAACGTGTAGAAGAAGTTATTGCAAACGGAAAAGCATTGGAAAAATTCTATGAAATGATTAAAATTCAAGGCGGAGATGTTGAAGCATTAAAAGACCAAGCTAACTTTTGAAAACCTAAACACAAATATGAAGTCATATCAGATAAAGATGGTTATTTAGAAATTTTTGACTCATTAACTTTTGGTGTTGTTGCAATGAAATTAGGTGCTGGTCGTGCTAAAAAAGAAGATGATATTGACTTTGAAGCAGGAATCACATTGAATAGAAAAACGAATGAATTGGTAAAAAAAGGCGATGTTTTATTTACTCTATATTCATCAAATCCAATTGATCCAAAATTAGCTGACGAACTATTGCCAGCATACAAATTTAATAAAAACACTGTAGAAAATAAAATAATAATTGATAAATTATCATAA
- the deoC gene encoding deoxyribose-phosphate aldolase yields MNYNQLIDHTFLKADATVAEIDKLIAEAIQYKFKTICVNSSWVSYAKEKLQGSGVGITSVIGFPLGACLTNVKAFEAAEAIKAGADEIDMVINIGRMKQGDYDYVLEDIKEIKKACGANTLKVIVETALLTKEEIEKVTEIVMKSGAEFIKTSTGFSTRGANLEDVKIMKSICGDKLLIKAAGGISNKADMIAMVEAGANRFGTSRSIAIIEDKESTEGY; encoded by the coding sequence ATGAATTACAATCAATTAATTGATCATACATTTTTAAAAGCTGATGCAACAGTTGCTGAAATCGACAAATTAATTGCAGAAGCAATTCAATACAAATTTAAAACAATTTGCGTTAACTCATCATGAGTTTCATACGCAAAAGAAAAACTTCAAGGTAGTGGCGTTGGAATTACCTCAGTAATTGGCTTTCCTTTAGGAGCTTGTCTAACCAATGTTAAAGCATTTGAAGCTGCAGAAGCAATCAAAGCTGGTGCAGATGAAATTGATATGGTTATCAACATTGGTAGAATGAAACAAGGCGACTATGACTATGTTCTTGAAGACATTAAAGAAATCAAAAAAGCTTGTGGCGCAAACACATTAAAAGTTATTGTTGAAACAGCTCTTTTAACAAAAGAAGAAATTGAAAAAGTAACAGAAATTGTTATGAAATCAGGTGCTGAATTCATTAAAACATCAACTGGTTTTTCAACTCGTGGCGCAAACTTAGAAGATGTTAAAATCATGAAATCAATTTGTGGAGACAAACTTCTAATTAAAGCTGCTGGTGGAATTAGTAATAAAGCAGACATGATTGCTATGGTTGAGGCGGGCGCAAACAGATTTGGTACAAGTCGTTCAATCGCAATCATCGAAGACAAAGAATCAACAGAGGGATACTAG